The following proteins are encoded in a genomic region of Synergistaceae bacterium:
- a CDS encoding RraA family protein, with amino-acid sequence MEYTHEYLKNTLYTAILCDVMDQLGYKHQALGDQFRPLDPDVVLFGRAFTSIGTQVYSMPENPLTAQCKVIDQISEGEVYVLVTRGEYDCALMGELLATAIQVKKGAGALIDGRSRDLRKMKEMGFPLYYKGSLPLSSKGRCEVSECKIPIKIDGVLINPGDYIFADLDGVAIIPQDIAEEVFTKALEIVKKEDTVRENLLKGATLADTYAKIGAM; translated from the coding sequence ATGGAATATACACATGAATATTTAAAAAACACTCTTTATACAGCTATTCTTTGCGACGTGATGGACCAGTTGGGCTACAAACACCAGGCGCTGGGGGATCAGTTCCGCCCTCTGGATCCGGACGTGGTCCTTTTTGGCCGCGCTTTCACCAGTATCGGGACGCAGGTCTATTCCATGCCGGAAAATCCGCTCACCGCCCAGTGCAAAGTCATCGACCAAATCTCGGAGGGCGAGGTTTACGTGCTCGTTACGCGGGGTGAATACGATTGCGCTCTCATGGGCGAGCTGCTGGCGACGGCCATACAGGTGAAAAAAGGCGCAGGCGCGCTGATAGACGGTCGATCCCGCGACCTGCGCAAAATGAAGGAAATGGGTTTCCCTCTGTATTACAAGGGAAGTTTGCCCCTCTCCTCCAAAGGGCGCTGTGAGGTCAGCGAGTGCAAAATTCCGATCAAAATAGACGGCGTTCTGATCAACCCCGGCGACTACATTTTCGCCGATCTCGACGGCGTGGCCATCATCCCTCAGGATATAGCGGAAGAGGTATTCACGAAGGCGCTGGAAATTGTTAAAAAAGAGGATACCGTCAGAGAAAATTTGCTGAAAGGTGCCACTCTTGCGGATACTTACGCAAAAATAGGCGCGATGTAA